A genomic stretch from Channa argus isolate prfri chromosome 24, Channa argus male v1.0, whole genome shotgun sequence includes:
- the p2rx5 gene encoding P2X purinoceptor 5 isoform X1, with protein sequence MSWEQPSCSLTRVHCAGGGMAGWGGFFFSLLNYKTEKYVIAENKKIGILFRLYQLAVLGYIIGSHECLRWVFVVKKGYQEREEAIQTSVITKIKGVTLTNTSETEFYLWSPEDYVIPPSGEQVFFIVTNYIETPNQKLGFCAESSKVLNGRCVSDDDCIRGETVIAGHGIKTGVCLNSTGTCEIHAWCPVEHSKRPTEPLLSEAQNFTVYIKNFIRFPKFEYSKSNVLETSDSNYLKNCSYDREKHHYCPIFRLGDLVSWTGHDFQDMAVKGGSVGILIEWNCDLDKDSSQCNPQYSFTRLGMSKNNSTTSGYNFRYARYYKDQNGETYRTLYKVYGIRFDIMTTGQAGKFNIIPTIIAIGSGVALLGAGAFACDMILLYMMNTSSFYRERKFEIINFKKERTKAKDGKPGPRERKCRKSAEEKEAGNSVKKPEGTEPTQGSSPTAGQQLDVAESRGPTIPRNTGQRYAAIRSPQSAESRNHMTFSSYN encoded by the exons ATGAGCTGGGAGCAGCCGAGCTGCTCTCTCACTCGGGTTCACTGTGCCGGTGGAGGAATGGCAGGCTGGGGAGgattcttcttctctctcctcaATTACAAGACAGAGAAATATGTCATCGCCGAAAATAAGAAAATCGGTATATTATTTAGACTCTACCAGCTGGCGGTGCTTGGCTACATAATCGG TTCTCATGAATGTCTCAGGTGGGTGTTTGTGGTGAAGAAAGGGTaccaggagagagaggaggccATCCAGACCTCAGTCATCACCAAGATTAAAGGTGTTACACTGACAAACACCTCTGAGACAGAGTTTTACTTGTGGAGTCCTGAGGATTATGTCATACCACCAAGT GGTGAGCAGGTTTTCTTCATAGTAACTAACTACATTGAAACCCCCAACCAGAAACTGGGATTTTGTGCCGAG AGTTCCAAGGTGCTGAACGGACGATGTGTGAGTGATGATGACTGTATCAGGGGGGAGACTGTTATCGCTGGGCATG GAATCAAGACCGGGGTGTGTTTAAACAGCACGGGGACCTGTGAGATTCATGCCTGGTGTCCTGTTGAACACAGCAAGAGACCCAC AGAGCCCTTACTGAGTGAAGCACAAAACTTCACTGTCTACATCAAGAATTTCATCCGATTTCCAAAGTTTGAATACTCCAA GTCCAATGTCTTAGAAACCTCTGATAGCAACTACCTGAAGAATTGCTCCTatgacagagagaaacatcATTACTGCCCCATCTTCCGCCTTGGAGATCTGGTCAGCTGGACTGGACATGATTTTCAAGACATGGCTGTTAAG GGTGGGTCTGTTGGTATTCTTATTGAGTGGAACTGTGACCTTGATAAGGACTCTTCACAGTGTAATCCACAGTACAGCTTTACCCGTTTAGGtatgagcaagaacaactccaCCACATCAGGATACAACTTCAG ATATGCCCGGTATTACAAGGATCAAAATGGTGAAACCTATCGCACTTTGTATAAAGTGTATGGAATTCGCTTTGATATAATGACCACTGGCCAG GCCGGGAAATTCAATATTATTCCTACGATAATTGCCATTGGCTCTGGTGTTGCTCTGCTGGGTGCA GGAGCCTTTGCATGTGATATGATACTACTGTACATGATGAACACAAGCTCCTTCTACAGAGAGAGGAAGTTTGAAATCATCAATTTCAA GAAAGAACGGACCAAAGCCAAGGATGGGAAGCCAGGACCCAGGGAAAGGAAATGCAGGAAATCAGCTGAAGAGAAAGAGGCTGGTAACTCTGTGAAAAAGCCAGAGGGAACTGAACCCACTCAGGGATCTTCTCCCACTGCAGGCCAGCAGTTGGATGTGGCTGAAAGCCGTGGTCCCACAATTCCACGTAACACAGGACAGCGATATGCTGCTATTCGCTCTCCCCAAAGTGCAGAGTCAAGAAATCACATGACTTTCTCATCATACAATTAA
- the p2rx5 gene encoding P2X purinoceptor 5 isoform X2, which produces MSWEQPSCSLTRVHCAGGGMAGWGGFFFSLLNYKTEKYVIAENKKIGILFRLYQLAVLGYIIGWVFVVKKGYQEREEAIQTSVITKIKGVTLTNTSETEFYLWSPEDYVIPPSGEQVFFIVTNYIETPNQKLGFCAESSKVLNGRCVSDDDCIRGETVIAGHGIKTGVCLNSTGTCEIHAWCPVEHSKRPTEPLLSEAQNFTVYIKNFIRFPKFEYSKSNVLETSDSNYLKNCSYDREKHHYCPIFRLGDLVSWTGHDFQDMAVKGGSVGILIEWNCDLDKDSSQCNPQYSFTRLGMSKNNSTTSGYNFRYARYYKDQNGETYRTLYKVYGIRFDIMTTGQAGKFNIIPTIIAIGSGVALLGAGAFACDMILLYMMNTSSFYRERKFEIINFKKERTKAKDGKPGPRERKCRKSAEEKEAGNSVKKPEGTEPTQGSSPTAGQQLDVAESRGPTIPRNTGQRYAAIRSPQSAESRNHMTFSSYN; this is translated from the exons ATGAGCTGGGAGCAGCCGAGCTGCTCTCTCACTCGGGTTCACTGTGCCGGTGGAGGAATGGCAGGCTGGGGAGgattcttcttctctctcctcaATTACAAGACAGAGAAATATGTCATCGCCGAAAATAAGAAAATCGGTATATTATTTAGACTCTACCAGCTGGCGGTGCTTGGCTACATAATCGG GTGGGTGTTTGTGGTGAAGAAAGGGTaccaggagagagaggaggccATCCAGACCTCAGTCATCACCAAGATTAAAGGTGTTACACTGACAAACACCTCTGAGACAGAGTTTTACTTGTGGAGTCCTGAGGATTATGTCATACCACCAAGT GGTGAGCAGGTTTTCTTCATAGTAACTAACTACATTGAAACCCCCAACCAGAAACTGGGATTTTGTGCCGAG AGTTCCAAGGTGCTGAACGGACGATGTGTGAGTGATGATGACTGTATCAGGGGGGAGACTGTTATCGCTGGGCATG GAATCAAGACCGGGGTGTGTTTAAACAGCACGGGGACCTGTGAGATTCATGCCTGGTGTCCTGTTGAACACAGCAAGAGACCCAC AGAGCCCTTACTGAGTGAAGCACAAAACTTCACTGTCTACATCAAGAATTTCATCCGATTTCCAAAGTTTGAATACTCCAA GTCCAATGTCTTAGAAACCTCTGATAGCAACTACCTGAAGAATTGCTCCTatgacagagagaaacatcATTACTGCCCCATCTTCCGCCTTGGAGATCTGGTCAGCTGGACTGGACATGATTTTCAAGACATGGCTGTTAAG GGTGGGTCTGTTGGTATTCTTATTGAGTGGAACTGTGACCTTGATAAGGACTCTTCACAGTGTAATCCACAGTACAGCTTTACCCGTTTAGGtatgagcaagaacaactccaCCACATCAGGATACAACTTCAG ATATGCCCGGTATTACAAGGATCAAAATGGTGAAACCTATCGCACTTTGTATAAAGTGTATGGAATTCGCTTTGATATAATGACCACTGGCCAG GCCGGGAAATTCAATATTATTCCTACGATAATTGCCATTGGCTCTGGTGTTGCTCTGCTGGGTGCA GGAGCCTTTGCATGTGATATGATACTACTGTACATGATGAACACAAGCTCCTTCTACAGAGAGAGGAAGTTTGAAATCATCAATTTCAA GAAAGAACGGACCAAAGCCAAGGATGGGAAGCCAGGACCCAGGGAAAGGAAATGCAGGAAATCAGCTGAAGAGAAAGAGGCTGGTAACTCTGTGAAAAAGCCAGAGGGAACTGAACCCACTCAGGGATCTTCTCCCACTGCAGGCCAGCAGTTGGATGTGGCTGAAAGCCGTGGTCCCACAATTCCACGTAACACAGGACAGCGATATGCTGCTATTCGCTCTCCCCAAAGTGCAGAGTCAAGAAATCACATGACTTTCTCATCATACAATTAA
- the emc6 gene encoding ER membrane protein complex subunit 6: protein MAGVVAKREGPQFISEVAVRGNAAVLDYCRTSVSALSGATAGILGLTGLYGFIFYFLSSFLLSLLLILKAGRRWNKFFKSRRLLFTGGLVGGLFTYVLFWTFLYGMVHVY from the coding sequence ATGGCAGGAGTTGTAGCCAAGCGGGAGGGACCACAGTTCATCAGTGAAGTTGCTGTCAGAGGCAATGCTGCTGTGCTGGACTACTGTCGCACCTCTGTGTCTGCTCTGTCTGGAGCAACGGCTGGCATCCTGGGGTTGACAGGACTGTAtggcttcattttttatttcctatCCTcgtttctcctctctctgctgctcatACTCAAGGCTGGACGGCGGTGGAATAAATTCTTTAAGTCACGTCGACTTCTCTTCACTGGAGGCCTTGTTGGAGGTCTTTTTACCTATGTCCTGTTCTGGACTTTCCTCTACGGAATGGTGCATGTATACTAA
- the shpk gene encoding sedoheptulokinase isoform X2: MSSNCADFATAHRAVSSYVFIHPGSRRRHNFGKSRFIRNWLQSCGCKSYFAYCVRSDRQYRDKGCDWSKNDFYTAKDTSQLITWQDGRCSNDFLSSLPKPDSHLSVATGFGCTTIFWYMRNRPEFLRDFNVAGTIQDYVVSMLCGLDGCVMTPQNAASWGFFNTSSNQWNVDILRSAGFPLHLLPQCVPSGSLAGQTCSEWHNIPAGTPVGAALGDFQCSVYSCVSARTDAVLNISTSAQLTFAMPADFKPPDCPQPASSITYFPYFDSSYLAVAASLNGGNVLGTFVEMLTSWMKDLGADMSNSCVYEKLIGCAMSQETSDMRVSPTILGERHNPSCLGQVTNISATNLSLGHVTRALCRGVLDNISSMMTAKHLQQGGVNRIVGTGSALARNEVLRQELEKVFPQPLVYGQNADSAVGVSMVLCDRL, translated from the exons ATGTCGTCGAACTGTGCAGACTTTGCCACTGCACACAGGGCCGTCAGCAGTTATGTCTTCATACATCCTGGGTCTAGACGTAGGCACAACTTCGGTAAAAGCCGTTTTATTAGAAACTGGCTCCAGAGCTGTGGTTGCAAGTCATACTTTGCCTACTGCGTCCGATCTGATCGACAGTATCGGGATAAAG GTTGTGATTGGTCCAAAAACGACTTCTACACAGCCAAAGACACCAGTCAACTGATCACCTGGCAGGATGGACGATGCAGCAATGACTTCCTGTCCTCTCTTCCAAAACCAGACTCACATCTCAGTGTAGCCACAGGGTTTGGTTGTACAACAATTTTCTGGTACATGAGAAATAG GCCTGAGTTCCTTAGGGACTTCAACGTTGCAGGAACCATCCAGGACTATGTGGTGTCCATGCTGTGTGGTTTGGATGGGTGTGTGATGACGCCTCAGAATGCAGCCAGCTGGGGTTTCTTCAACACTTCATCCAACCAGTGGAATGTAGACAT TCTGAGAAGCGCCGGCTTCCCATTGCACCTTCTTCCACAGTGTGTGCCATCTGGTTCTTTGGCGGGACAGACATGCTCTGAATGGCACAATATTCCTGCTGGTACGCCAGTAGGGGCCGCGCTGGGAGATTTCCAGTGCTCTGTCTACTCCTGCGTGAGTGCACGGACAGATGCAG TTCTGAACATAAGCACCTCTGCCCAGCTCACCTTTGCCATGCCAGCTGACTTCAAACCTCCAGATTGTCCTCAGCCTGCCTCCTCCATCACCTACTTTCCCTACTTTGACTCCTCGTATTTGGCTGTGGCTGCATCACTGAATGGCGGGAACGTGCTTGGCACTTTTGTTGAGATGCTCACTTCCTGGATGAAAGATCTTG GTGCAGACATGAGTAATTCATGTGTGTACGAGAAGCTGATTGGTTGTGCCATGAGCCAGGAAACAAGTGACATGAGGGTGAGTCCTACCATTCTGGGGGAGAGACACAACCCTTCTTGCCTTGGTCAAGTAACCAACATCTCTGCCACCAATCTGTCTCTGGGTCATGTGACCAGGGCATTGTGCCGCGGAGTCCTGGACAACATTTCCTCCATGATGACTGCAAAGCATCTGCAGCAGGGAGGGGTCAACAGGATTGTGGGCACTGGGAGTGCACTCGCTCGTAATGAGGTGTTAAGGCAGGAATTGGAGAAGGTGTTTCCTCAGCCTTTGGTATATGGACAGAACGCAGACTCCGCTGTCGGTGTATCGATGGTCCTTTGTGACAGACTTTGA
- the shpk gene encoding sedoheptulokinase isoform X1, which yields MSSYILGLDVGTTSVKAVLLETGSRAVVASHTLPTASDLIDSIGIKAKEQDTGLIIDTLNRCVGLLPRDKLQQVVSVGLSGQMHGVLFWKAKSGCDWSKNDFYTAKDTSQLITWQDGRCSNDFLSSLPKPDSHLSVATGFGCTTIFWYMRNRPEFLRDFNVAGTIQDYVVSMLCGLDGCVMTPQNAASWGFFNTSSNQWNVDILRSAGFPLHLLPQCVPSGSLAGQTCSEWHNIPAGTPVGAALGDFQCSVYSCVSARTDAVLNISTSAQLTFAMPADFKPPDCPQPASSITYFPYFDSSYLAVAASLNGGNVLGTFVEMLTSWMKDLGADMSNSCVYEKLIGCAMSQETSDMRVSPTILGERHNPSCLGQVTNISATNLSLGHVTRALCRGVLDNISSMMTAKHLQQGGVNRIVGTGSALARNEVLRQELEKVFPQPLVYGQNADSAVGVSMVLCDRL from the exons ATGTCTTCATACATCCTGGGTCTAGACGTAGGCACAACTTCGGTAAAAGCCGTTTTATTAGAAACTGGCTCCAGAGCTGTGGTTGCAAGTCATACTTTGCCTACTGCGTCCGATCTGATCGACAGTATCGGGATAAAG GCGAAAGAGCAGGATACTGGTCTGATTATAGACACACTGAACCGCTGCGTTGGCCTGTTGCCCAGAGACAAACTGCAGCAAGTTGTCAGTGTCGGATTGTCCGGACAGATGCACGGGGTCTTATTCTGGAAAGCGAAAAGCG GTTGTGATTGGTCCAAAAACGACTTCTACACAGCCAAAGACACCAGTCAACTGATCACCTGGCAGGATGGACGATGCAGCAATGACTTCCTGTCCTCTCTTCCAAAACCAGACTCACATCTCAGTGTAGCCACAGGGTTTGGTTGTACAACAATTTTCTGGTACATGAGAAATAG GCCTGAGTTCCTTAGGGACTTCAACGTTGCAGGAACCATCCAGGACTATGTGGTGTCCATGCTGTGTGGTTTGGATGGGTGTGTGATGACGCCTCAGAATGCAGCCAGCTGGGGTTTCTTCAACACTTCATCCAACCAGTGGAATGTAGACAT TCTGAGAAGCGCCGGCTTCCCATTGCACCTTCTTCCACAGTGTGTGCCATCTGGTTCTTTGGCGGGACAGACATGCTCTGAATGGCACAATATTCCTGCTGGTACGCCAGTAGGGGCCGCGCTGGGAGATTTCCAGTGCTCTGTCTACTCCTGCGTGAGTGCACGGACAGATGCAG TTCTGAACATAAGCACCTCTGCCCAGCTCACCTTTGCCATGCCAGCTGACTTCAAACCTCCAGATTGTCCTCAGCCTGCCTCCTCCATCACCTACTTTCCCTACTTTGACTCCTCGTATTTGGCTGTGGCTGCATCACTGAATGGCGGGAACGTGCTTGGCACTTTTGTTGAGATGCTCACTTCCTGGATGAAAGATCTTG GTGCAGACATGAGTAATTCATGTGTGTACGAGAAGCTGATTGGTTGTGCCATGAGCCAGGAAACAAGTGACATGAGGGTGAGTCCTACCATTCTGGGGGAGAGACACAACCCTTCTTGCCTTGGTCAAGTAACCAACATCTCTGCCACCAATCTGTCTCTGGGTCATGTGACCAGGGCATTGTGCCGCGGAGTCCTGGACAACATTTCCTCCATGATGACTGCAAAGCATCTGCAGCAGGGAGGGGTCAACAGGATTGTGGGCACTGGGAGTGCACTCGCTCGTAATGAGGTGTTAAGGCAGGAATTGGAGAAGGTGTTTCCTCAGCCTTTGGTATATGGACAGAACGCAGACTCCGCTGTCGGTGTATCGATGGTCCTTTGTGACAGACTTTGA